One window of the Methylocystis parvus OBBP genome contains the following:
- the trbF gene encoding conjugal transfer protein TrbF, with protein MFKRSSVRYGRTPEPETPYQKAAQVWDERIGSARVQAKNWRLIAFGNLFLAGGLAVALVWQNARGSVVPWVVQIDKFGEAQAVAPAVADYRPTDPQIAWHLARFVEHVRSIPADPIVVRQNWLKAYDFVTDKGALALNDYARANDPFAKVGQVQIAVDVASVIRASDDSFRVAWTERRYENASLASTERWTAILTIIVQPPRDAERLRKNPLGLFIHAINWSKELGQ; from the coding sequence ATGTTCAAACGAAGCTCCGTGCGCTACGGGCGCACGCCCGAACCCGAAACGCCCTACCAGAAAGCCGCGCAGGTCTGGGACGAGCGCATCGGCTCCGCCCGCGTGCAGGCCAAGAACTGGCGGCTGATCGCCTTCGGCAATCTCTTCCTCGCAGGCGGTCTCGCCGTCGCCCTTGTCTGGCAGAATGCGCGCGGTTCGGTCGTTCCCTGGGTCGTGCAGATCGATAAATTCGGCGAAGCGCAAGCCGTCGCGCCCGCCGTCGCCGATTATCGGCCAACCGATCCGCAGATCGCCTGGCATCTCGCCCGCTTCGTCGAACATGTCCGCTCGATCCCGGCCGACCCCATCGTCGTGCGGCAGAACTGGCTCAAGGCCTATGACTTCGTCACCGACAAGGGCGCGCTGGCCTTGAACGACTACGCCCGCGCGAACGACCCCTTCGCCAAGGTCGGTCAGGTCCAGATCGCCGTCGACGTCGCCAGCGTCATTCGCGCCTCCGACGATTCCTTTCGCGTCGCCTGGACTGAGCGCCGCTACGAGAACGCCAGCCTCGCTTCCACCGAACGCTGGACCGCCATTCTCACCATCATCGTTCAGCCGCCCCGCGACGCCGAGCGCCTGCGCAAGAACCCGCT
- the trbL gene encoding P-type conjugative transfer protein TrbL, whose translation MGGTGVIDRFLETFTRYIDSGFGLLGGEVGFLATTLVVIDVTLAALFWSMGEGEDIIARLVKKTLFVGVFAYLIGNWNNLARIVFESFSGLGLKAAGAGLSAADFLRPGRVAQVGIDAGRPLLDSLSQLLGYVSFFENVIQIAILLIAWLIVLLSFFILAIQLFVTLIEFKLTTLAGFVLIPFGLFGKTAFLAERVLGNVVSSGVKVLVLAVIVGIGSTLFAQFTQGFSGQPTVDDAMALVLAALSLLGLGIFGPGIANGIVSGGPQLGAGAVVGTGLVAGGAGAAGYGALRFAGGAAAGLAGRSETQAAATLPPSRGLQPPGGGAPPSTPPGGFGGGSGGSAARPLASAGAASAPPPDGGVASDAGASQVASGEPAWAKRLKRSQSVSHGVSIAAHALRSGDAHGGGASVNLSEAR comes from the coding sequence ATGGGCGGAACCGGCGTCATCGATCGCTTCCTCGAGACCTTCACCCGCTACATCGACTCCGGCTTCGGCCTGCTCGGCGGCGAGGTCGGGTTTCTGGCGACGACCCTTGTCGTCATCGACGTCACTCTCGCCGCGCTGTTCTGGAGCATGGGCGAGGGCGAAGACATCATCGCTCGCTTGGTGAAGAAGACCCTGTTCGTCGGCGTCTTTGCTTATCTCATCGGCAATTGGAACAATCTCGCCCGCATCGTCTTTGAAAGCTTCTCAGGGCTCGGCCTCAAGGCCGCCGGCGCCGGGCTATCCGCCGCCGACTTCCTGCGGCCCGGCCGCGTCGCCCAGGTCGGGATCGACGCCGGCCGGCCGCTGCTCGATTCCCTCTCGCAGCTTTTGGGCTATGTCTCCTTCTTCGAGAACGTCATCCAGATCGCCATTCTCCTCATCGCCTGGCTCATCGTTCTCCTGAGCTTCTTCATTCTGGCGATCCAGCTCTTCGTCACGCTGATCGAATTCAAGCTGACGACGCTCGCCGGTTTCGTCCTCATTCCCTTCGGACTCTTCGGCAAGACGGCCTTTCTCGCCGAACGCGTTCTCGGCAATGTCGTCTCGTCCGGCGTGAAGGTGCTGGTGCTTGCGGTCATCGTCGGCATCGGCTCGACGCTCTTTGCGCAATTCACGCAAGGATTCTCAGGCCAGCCCACCGTCGATGACGCCATGGCGCTGGTGCTCGCCGCCCTCTCGCTTCTCGGCCTCGGAATCTTCGGCCCCGGCATCGCCAATGGAATTGTCTCGGGAGGCCCGCAGCTTGGCGCGGGCGCGGTCGTGGGGACCGGGCTTGTCGCGGGCGGCGCGGGGGCCGCTGGTTATGGCGCCCTACGGTTTGCGGGCGGGGCGGCCGCAGGGCTCGCCGGAAGGAGCGAAACGCAGGCCGCGGCGACATTGCCGCCCTCGCGGGGGCTGCAGCCGCCCGGCGGCGGCGCGCCGCCTTCCACGCCGCCTGGCGGTTTTGGCGGCGGCTCGGGAGGTTCGGCTGCGCGGCCACTCGCTTCGGCCGGCGCCGCGTCGGCCCCTCCGCCTGACGGTGGCGTCGCTTCAGACGCTGGAGCCTCTCAAGTTGCCTCCGGCGAACCCGCCTGGGCGAAGCGCCTCAAGCGCTCTCAATCCGTCTCGCACGGCGTCTCGATCGCCGCCCACGCCCTGCGCTCCGGCGACGCCCATGGCGGCGGCGCCTCCGTCAATTTGTCCGAGGCCCGCTGA
- the trbK-alt gene encoding putative entry exclusion protein TrbK-alt: MNWREWLAPENIGFVAVGIVIGAIALIGVESACDADVAARTKPAALLPSGAPSREPAIDPELLRCAQLPIEEADDPACKALRANERKRFLGGRKSTTEPAEHLIDMFPSHRSPADGASPKPARKGE, from the coding sequence ATGAACTGGAGAGAATGGCTCGCGCCCGAAAACATCGGCTTTGTCGCCGTTGGGATCGTCATCGGCGCGATCGCGCTCATCGGCGTCGAATCCGCCTGCGACGCCGATGTCGCGGCGCGAACGAAACCGGCGGCGCTCTTGCCAAGCGGCGCGCCATCGAGAGAGCCTGCCATCGATCCCGAGCTTTTGCGCTGCGCCCAGCTTCCCATCGAAGAGGCGGACGATCCTGCCTGCAAGGCGCTCCGGGCAAACGAGCGCAAGCGCTTTCTTGGGGGCCGAAAGTCGACGACGGAGCCGGCCGAACATCTGATCGACATGTTCCCGTCGCACCGCTCGCCCGCCGACGGCGCGTCGCCGAAGCCCGCGCGCAAGGGCGAGTAA